Proteins encoded together in one Xyrauchen texanus isolate HMW12.3.18 chromosome 50, RBS_HiC_50CHRs, whole genome shotgun sequence window:
- the LOC127641292 gene encoding transmembrane 4 L6 family member 1-like — protein MCSLGFARSLGFALIPLATCCIVTNVLLFIPDGQVTYVQKNLLTTYVWYFMGIGGGGVAMLIPAAVFLGMGKCANTCGTESCAMCGSVIAALVGIAGSGYCFLISVMALLKGPYCFTRLGWRYPFENDEAQYLFTREQWSDCIQPEHIVEWNVTLLSILLGLSTLEFIICFLQLISGLVAVCRPCCYKQEYSLNA, from the exons ATGTGTTCTCTGGGTTTTGCCAGGTCTCTGGGTTTCGCGCTCATACCGCTCGCCACCTGCTGCATCGTGACAAATGTCCTGCTCTTTATCCCTGATGGACAGGTGACCTATGTTCAGAAAAATCTATTGACTACATATGTCTGGTACTTCATGGGAATTGGAGGAGGTGGTGTGGCT ATGCTGATTCCGGCCGCCGTGTTTCTAGGAATGGGGAAATGTGCTAATACCTGCGGAACGGAGAGTTGTGCA ATGTGTGGTTCAGTGATAGCTGCTCTGGTGGGAATCGCCGGCTCTGGATATTGCTTCCTGATCTCTGTGATGGCGCTCTTAAAGGGGCCGTACTGCTTTACCAGGTTGGGATGGAGGTATCCTTTCGAGAACGACGAGGCACA GTATTTGTTCACTCGTGAGCAGTGGTCTGACTGCATTCAGCCAGAACACATCGTAGAGTGGAACGTGACCCTGCTGTCCATACTGCTGGGTCTGAGCACACTCGAGTTTATCATCTGTTTCCTGCAGCTCATCAGTGGATTGGTAGCAGTGTGCAGGCCGTGCTGCTACAAACAAGAGTACAGCCTGAACGCATGA